The Rhodopseudomonas palustris genome window below encodes:
- the ctaD gene encoding cytochrome c oxidase subunit I, with protein MDGIDHRPRPPIAAIRLHKQLEAVWGTPPGWARLSAVNHNIVGRRFILTAFVFFGIGGVLAMLIRAQLATPRSAFLGPEVYNQIFTMHGTVMMFLFAIPMFEGFAIYLLPKLLGARDMAFPRLGAYGYWCYLFGGSILVIALAIGLAPDGGWFMYTPLTSKTYSPGINADIWLIGVTFVEISAISAAIEIIATILKLRAPGMSIDKMPLLAWYLLVTAFMMLVGFPPLILGSVLLELERAFGLPFFDPTRGGDALLWQHLFWLFGHPEVYIIFLPAAGMVSTMLPTFARREIIGYGWIVVSVVALAFLSFGLWVHHMFTVGIPHLALAFFSSASTAVAVPTAVQIFAWLGTLAAGRPQLKLPMLYLLGFFSVFVIGGLTGVMLAIVPFNWQAHDTHFVVAHLHYVLVGGFVFPILAATYYWLPHLTGRVPRHSLGAPAFWLILIGFNLTFLVMHWTGLLGMPRRIASYGAETGWEWPNLLSSIGGFIMAIGFALFTVDVLMHWRHGKRCNRNPWGAGTLEWATATPPPSYNFASLPLVASRLPFAEQPDLGARLAAGAGYLGFVRDQALETLGVDAISGRIEQIVRLPNRSFLPFVSAVATGVFFLAVLFKLYLVAVGALVGVIATLLLWAPSSGGRCDRGPLPVGNGKTAVLHSEAASPPALWALWLALAADATAFASLGFGLLFLWVVAPNWPPPELLPWSPWGTALTIAGFAVALVASYLATTRRILARANRREAALVFAGLGQIGGLVGCAVIISAAPDPTRHAYAAVTLVMLLYAGLHAAVGLVFSGFGLWRSRAGFISPARSLDLRLGAIWAGFTAAIAVTVVLTVFGLPLLMRTTS; from the coding sequence ATGGACGGCATCGATCATCGGCCCCGGCCTCCGATCGCTGCGATCCGGCTGCACAAGCAGCTCGAAGCGGTGTGGGGCACGCCACCCGGCTGGGCCCGCCTGTCGGCGGTGAACCACAACATCGTCGGCCGGCGCTTCATCCTGACGGCCTTCGTGTTCTTCGGCATCGGCGGCGTGCTGGCGATGCTGATCCGGGCGCAGCTGGCGACGCCGCGCAGCGCGTTTCTCGGGCCGGAGGTCTACAACCAGATCTTCACCATGCACGGCACGGTGATGATGTTTCTATTCGCGATCCCGATGTTCGAAGGGTTTGCGATCTACCTGCTGCCGAAGCTGCTTGGTGCCCGCGACATGGCGTTCCCCCGGCTCGGCGCCTACGGCTATTGGTGCTACCTGTTCGGCGGCTCGATCCTGGTGATCGCACTCGCGATCGGGCTGGCGCCGGATGGCGGCTGGTTCATGTACACGCCGCTGACGTCGAAGACCTACAGCCCGGGCATCAACGCCGATATCTGGCTGATCGGTGTCACCTTCGTGGAGATCTCGGCAATCTCGGCGGCGATCGAGATCATCGCCACGATACTGAAGCTGCGCGCGCCCGGCATGTCGATCGACAAGATGCCGCTGCTTGCCTGGTATCTGCTGGTCACCGCCTTCATGATGCTGGTCGGGTTTCCGCCGCTGATCCTGGGCTCCGTTCTGCTGGAGCTGGAGCGCGCATTCGGTCTGCCGTTTTTCGATCCGACCCGCGGCGGCGATGCGCTGCTCTGGCAGCACCTGTTCTGGCTGTTCGGCCATCCCGAGGTCTACATTATCTTCCTGCCGGCCGCCGGCATGGTGTCGACCATGCTGCCGACCTTCGCCCGACGGGAAATCATCGGTTACGGCTGGATCGTGGTCAGCGTGGTGGCGCTGGCGTTCCTCAGCTTCGGGCTGTGGGTCCACCACATGTTCACGGTCGGGATTCCGCATCTGGCGCTGGCGTTCTTCTCCTCGGCCAGCACCGCGGTGGCGGTACCGACCGCGGTGCAGATCTTCGCCTGGCTCGGCACGCTGGCAGCCGGGCGGCCGCAGCTCAAACTGCCGATGCTGTATCTGCTCGGCTTCTTCTCGGTATTCGTGATCGGCGGCCTCACCGGCGTGATGCTGGCGATCGTGCCGTTCAACTGGCAGGCGCACGACACCCATTTCGTGGTCGCGCATCTGCACTACGTGCTGGTCGGCGGTTTCGTGTTTCCGATCCTGGCGGCGACCTATTATTGGCTGCCACACCTTACCGGGCGTGTGCCGCGCCATAGCCTCGGCGCACCTGCGTTCTGGCTGATCCTGATCGGCTTCAACCTGACCTTCCTGGTGATGCACTGGACCGGCCTGCTCGGCATGCCGCGCCGGATCGCCAGCTATGGCGCGGAGACCGGATGGGAGTGGCCGAACCTGCTGTCGTCGATCGGCGGCTTCATCATGGCGATCGGCTTTGCGCTGTTCACGGTCGACGTGCTGATGCATTGGCGGCACGGCAAACGCTGCAATCGTAACCCTTGGGGCGCGGGTACACTGGAATGGGCGACCGCGACGCCGCCGCCGAGCTACAATTTTGCGTCTCTTCCGCTGGTGGCGTCGCGCCTCCCGTTTGCTGAGCAGCCCGATCTTGGCGCCAGGCTGGCGGCTGGTGCCGGTTATCTCGGCTTCGTGCGTGACCAGGCGCTGGAGACGCTCGGGGTCGACGCGATCTCGGGCCGCATCGAGCAGATTGTCCGCCTGCCGAACCGTAGCTTTCTCCCGTTCGTCAGCGCGGTCGCGACCGGTGTCTTCTTCCTGGCAGTTCTGTTCAAACTCTATCTGGTGGCGGTCGGTGCGCTGGTTGGAGTGATTGCGACGCTGCTGCTTTGGGCGCCCTCGTCCGGTGGGCGTTGCGACCGCGGGCCGCTCCCGGTCGGCAATGGCAAGACCGCGGTGCTACACAGCGAAGCGGCCTCGCCACCCGCGCTGTGGGCGCTTTGGTTGGCGCTCGCCGCGGACGCCACGGCTTTTGCGTCCCTCGGGTTCGGGTTGCTGTTCTTGTGGGTGGTCGCCCCCAACTGGCCGCCGCCGGAGCTATTACCCTGGTCACCATGGGGGACGGCGTTGACCATTGCCGGGTTCGCGGTCGCACTGGTCGCCAGCTATTTGGCGACGACACGGCGGATACTCGCGCGCGCCAACCGGCGCGAGGCCGCGCTTGTGTTCGCCGGCCTCGGGCAGATCGGCGGATTGGTCGGCTGTGCTGTCATTATATCGGCCGCGCCGGATCCGACGCGGCACGCCTATGCGGCCGTCACCCTGGTGATGCTGCTGTACGCCGGCCTGCACGCGGCGGTCGGGCTGGTGTTTTCAGGCTTCGGCCTGTGGCGGAGCCGTGCCGGTTTCATATCGCCGGCTCGCAGCCTCGATCTCAGGCTCGGTGCGATCTGGGCAGGCTTCACCGCCGCCATTGCCGTCACGGTGGTGCTGACGGTGTTCGGCTTGCCGCTGCTGATGCGGACAACGTCATGA
- the coxB gene encoding cytochrome c oxidase subunit II encodes MLLAGCGGPLSTLDPAGPSAAAIAQLWWLMLAGAVVLFGLVMVLLLWAFVRRSAAPDRPKLWLAGGGLVLPVMVLMPLLGFGLLTGERLLAHPRAAEVTRIEVEARQWQWTFRYPATAGGTRVSVNELHLPVGRPVDLHVTSPDVIHGFWIPRLGGKIVAIPGHINVIRLSADRPGSYHGVCAEFCGGGHTAMDFRVTAHADDSYEGRLAELPRDRR; translated from the coding sequence ATGCTGCTGGCCGGATGCGGCGGTCCGCTGTCGACACTGGACCCCGCCGGTCCCTCGGCGGCGGCGATCGCACAGTTGTGGTGGCTGATGCTCGCCGGCGCGGTGGTGCTGTTCGGTTTGGTGATGGTGTTGCTGCTGTGGGCGTTCGTTCGGCGCAGCGCTGCGCCGGACAGGCCGAAGCTGTGGCTCGCGGGTGGCGGCTTGGTGCTGCCGGTCATGGTGTTGATGCCGCTGCTCGGCTTCGGATTGCTGACCGGCGAACGGCTGCTGGCACATCCGCGTGCCGCCGAGGTGACGCGGATCGAGGTCGAAGCGCGGCAGTGGCAGTGGACCTTCCGCTATCCGGCGACAGCCGGCGGAACGCGCGTGTCCGTGAACGAACTGCATCTCCCGGTCGGGCGTCCGGTCGACCTGCACGTCACCAGTCCGGACGTGATCCACGGTTTCTGGATCCCGCGGCTCGGCGGCAAGATCGTCGCGATCCCCGGCCACATCAATGTCATCCGGCTCAGCGCCGATCGGCCCGGCAGCTATCACGGCGTCTGCGCCGAGTTCTGCGGCGGCGGCCACACCGCCATGGATTTCCGCGTCACAGCGCATGCCGACGACAGTTACGAAGGCCGCCTGGCCGAACTGCCGCGGGATCGCCGATGA
- a CDS encoding DUF2231 domain-containing protein codes for MPKSVVEEISEYDTSSVVAFAGHPVHAMLVAFPIALVISTLGCDVFYWWSADPFWARAGLWASGFAFWLGVAASIAGTAELLLVKGIRQRTTSWTHAVAGITLVSIAGANWGWRLVNEDPVLPVGLMISALGTVFVGLAGWHGGKLVFDHGVGLMVSTND; via the coding sequence ATGCCCAAATCCGTTGTCGAGGAGATCAGCGAATACGACACCAGCTCGGTGGTGGCGTTCGCCGGCCATCCGGTCCACGCGATGCTGGTGGCATTTCCGATCGCGCTGGTGATCTCCACCTTGGGCTGCGACGTCTTCTATTGGTGGAGCGCCGATCCGTTCTGGGCCCGAGCCGGACTGTGGGCGAGCGGCTTCGCTTTCTGGCTCGGCGTCGCGGCCAGCATCGCCGGCACCGCCGAGTTGTTGCTGGTCAAGGGCATCCGCCAGCGGACCACGAGCTGGACGCATGCAGTCGCAGGCATCACGCTGGTGTCGATCGCCGGGGCGAATTGGGGATGGCGGTTGGTGAACGAGGACCCGGTGCTGCCGGTCGGGTTGATGATCTCGGCGCTCGGCACCGTGTTCGTCGGTCTTGCCGGATGGCACGGCGGCAAATTGGTTTTCGATCACGGCGTCGGCCTGATGGTCTCGACCAACGACTGA
- a CDS encoding CopD family protein: protein MIAWLKVVHVLALIVWCAGLLALPGLFVHRSRLSDIAAAELHRLTRTLFIKITSPAAFVAVVAGTWLLFLREAFTAWMMLKLVVVGLLVVIHIRSGYLILNLFGAHGHYAAWRRWIMTTATLATITGILTLVLAKPELSPNGLPTWLTQPGGLQSLVETIRPTP from the coding sequence ATGATCGCGTGGCTGAAAGTCGTTCATGTCCTGGCGCTGATAGTGTGGTGTGCCGGGCTGCTGGCGCTCCCCGGTCTGTTCGTGCACCGCAGCCGTCTTTCGGACATCGCGGCGGCCGAACTGCACCGGCTGACCCGAACGCTGTTCATCAAGATCACGTCGCCGGCGGCGTTCGTCGCCGTGGTGGCGGGCACGTGGCTACTGTTCCTCCGCGAGGCGTTCACGGCTTGGATGATGCTGAAGCTCGTCGTGGTCGGGCTGCTGGTGGTGATCCACATTCGCAGCGGCTACCTGATCCTCAATCTCTTCGGCGCACATGGGCACTACGCGGCCTGGCGGCGCTGGATCATGACGACCGCGACGCTGGCTACGATCACCGGCATCCTGACGCTGGTCCTCGCCAAGCCCGAGTTGTCGCCGAACGGCCTGCCAACCTGGCTGACGCAGCCCGGCGGACTTCAGTCGTTGGTCGAGACCATCAGGCCGACGCCGTGA
- a CDS encoding cytochrome c oxidase assembly protein — MIEPYCGSAPLPAELIARWNLDPVLIAALVVGSSAHLGTVARSSQAPSRKAYVAPLLGWALLAVLFVSPLCALTSALFSARVTHHVVLVAVAAPLLALPWRRSKLAHLLARASAAVFILHTVLLWLWHAPAPYAAALADPVVFWVMELSLLGSAVALWLVILSPVTPIGRTLGLLLGSVVQMGMLGAVITFARTPLYDAHLGVTTAWGLSALQDQQLAGLIMWVPASLPYLAVALVLLARRLDRPMIAHEPAR, encoded by the coding sequence ATGATCGAGCCGTATTGCGGATCGGCGCCGCTGCCTGCGGAGCTGATCGCCCGATGGAATCTTGATCCGGTGCTGATCGCTGCCCTGGTGGTCGGAAGCTCGGCTCATCTTGGGACGGTGGCTCGATCGTCGCAGGCTCCGAGTCGCAAGGCGTACGTGGCGCCCCTGCTTGGATGGGCGCTCCTGGCCGTGCTTTTTGTCTCGCCACTATGCGCGTTGACATCGGCGCTGTTCTCGGCGCGCGTCACTCATCACGTTGTCCTGGTCGCCGTGGCTGCCCCGCTGCTGGCGCTGCCGTGGAGGCGAAGCAAGCTGGCGCACCTGCTGGCGCGGGCTTCGGCTGCTGTCTTCATCCTCCACACGGTGTTGCTGTGGCTGTGGCATGCACCGGCGCCTTACGCGGCCGCGTTGGCTGATCCCGTGGTGTTCTGGGTGATGGAGCTGAGCCTGCTCGGCAGCGCCGTGGCGCTGTGGCTGGTGATTCTGTCGCCAGTCACGCCGATCGGACGAACACTCGGGCTGCTGTTGGGATCGGTCGTGCAGATGGGGATGCTGGGCGCCGTCATCACGTTCGCGCGGACGCCGTTGTACGACGCGCATCTCGGCGTCACCACGGCATGGGGGCTGTCGGCGCTGCAGGATCAGCAGCTCGCCGGTCTGATCATGTGGGTGCCGGCGTCGCTGCCCTATCTTGCGGTCGCGCTGGTTCTACTGGCGCGTCGGCTCGACCGCCCGATGATCGCCCATGAACCGGCCCGATGA
- a CDS encoding TOBE domain-containing protein has protein sequence MADHKIDAYLVLRSGGRLLAGRDRIHLLEAVAEHGSISKAAKAMGLSYKTAWEAVDAINNLLPTPAFLTRTSGRVGGAADITPEGRRLITVFHRLEEHLTKISTLIAEEGLEEIGDALLWASGFKVSARNKFIVEVVNIRRWPVDVEVELKVSDDLTIHATITNAAAEQLDLAPGRKALALIKAPFVRLVTPDEASKLRRNVFRGVVKRRVDAEVHSEVNLDIGGGKTIVAVVPRQDAEDLGIAENAEAAVTFEADHVIIAVQ, from the coding sequence ATGGCAGACCATAAGATCGACGCATATCTGGTGTTGCGCAGCGGTGGACGCCTTCTGGCGGGTCGGGACCGGATTCACCTGCTCGAGGCCGTCGCCGAACACGGCAGCATCAGCAAGGCCGCGAAGGCGATGGGTCTGAGTTACAAGACCGCCTGGGAAGCCGTCGACGCCATCAACAATCTGCTGCCGACGCCGGCGTTCCTGACTCGGACCAGCGGCCGCGTCGGTGGTGCCGCGGACATTACCCCGGAAGGGCGTCGGTTGATCACCGTGTTTCACCGACTCGAGGAGCATCTGACGAAGATCTCGACGCTGATCGCGGAAGAAGGGCTAGAGGAAATCGGCGACGCGCTGCTGTGGGCGAGCGGCTTCAAGGTCTCTGCGCGCAACAAGTTCATCGTTGAGGTCGTCAACATCCGACGTTGGCCGGTCGACGTCGAGGTCGAACTCAAAGTGTCGGACGACCTTACCATCCACGCGACGATCACCAACGCCGCTGCCGAACAGCTCGATCTTGCGCCTGGGCGCAAAGCGCTTGCTTTGATCAAGGCGCCGTTCGTGCGCCTTGTCACGCCCGACGAGGCGTCGAAGCTGCGCCGCAACGTGTTTCGCGGTGTGGTCAAGCGCAGGGTCGACGCCGAGGTGCATTCGGAAGTGAATCTCGACATCGGAGGCGGCAAGACCATCGTTGCGGTGGTCCCGCGCCAAGATGCCGAAGATCTCGGAATCGCGGAGAACGCCGAGGCCGCGGTGACCTTCGAAGCCGATCACGTCATCATCGCAGTCCAATAA
- a CDS encoding DUF2478 domain-containing protein → MAPLPLAVMVYEPGDALEEILAAARDRLVRLPKVRIAGLVPRLGPRHSNGRASFWLDDIVRGDSIALSLDLGPGSTSCILNADGLAIARMRLAEAIAGRPDLVFFGRFAKEEIAGRGIREEIGLALVQDVPALVAVERAMLPGWIAFAAEGWTMLPADADAVVAWFTALAAERQSADT, encoded by the coding sequence ATGGCCCCGCTTCCTCTCGCCGTCATGGTCTACGAGCCCGGGGACGCACTGGAGGAGATCCTGGCCGCCGCACGCGACCGCCTTGTCAGGCTTCCGAAAGTTCGTATCGCCGGGCTCGTGCCGCGGCTTGGACCGCGCCATTCCAACGGCCGTGCCTCATTTTGGCTCGATGATATCGTTCGCGGCGATTCGATCGCGTTGTCGCTGGATCTCGGACCGGGCTCGACCTCGTGCATTCTGAACGCCGATGGCCTCGCGATCGCGCGGATGCGACTGGCCGAAGCGATTGCCGGCCGGCCCGATCTCGTGTTCTTCGGCCGATTTGCCAAGGAAGAGATCGCCGGACGCGGCATTCGCGAAGAGATCGGGCTGGCGCTCGTGCAGGACGTTCCGGCGCTGGTCGCCGTGGAGCGGGCGATGCTGCCGGGCTGGATCGCGTTCGCCGCCGAAGGCTGGACGATGCTACCGGCCGATGCCGACGCCGTCGTCGCCTGGTTCACCGCGCTTGCGGCCGAGCGCCAATCCGCGGACACCTGA
- a CDS encoding ABC transporter ATP-binding protein codes for MSKRLVLDGVAIGYDGQPLAEGIDLALSGSSITCLMGPNGVGKTTLFKTVLGILPPLRGRIVIGGHDISTLRPEQIARRIAHVPQAYQGDPTHTVLDIVVMGRTARLGLFASPGRDDYAAAWRALEALGIADIADRSADRISGGQRQLMLIARALTQDTELIIMDEPTASLDLGNRFGLLDQIRALSARGLSLLVSTHEPEHAFAIADHVVILGCDHPVAVGPVDRILTAERLRALYGLDLAIETTPMGRRVVTRCDLPATPAR; via the coding sequence GTGAGCAAACGCCTCGTGCTCGACGGCGTCGCGATCGGTTATGACGGCCAGCCGCTCGCCGAAGGAATCGACCTTGCTCTGTCGGGCAGCAGCATCACTTGCCTGATGGGGCCGAACGGTGTCGGCAAGACCACGCTGTTCAAGACCGTGCTGGGGATTCTGCCACCGCTGCGCGGCCGGATCGTCATCGGCGGTCACGATATCTCGACGCTCCGCCCGGAGCAGATCGCGCGCCGCATCGCGCATGTTCCGCAAGCTTACCAGGGCGATCCGACCCATACCGTGCTCGATATCGTGGTGATGGGCCGAACCGCGCGGCTCGGTCTGTTCGCTTCGCCCGGCCGCGACGATTATGCGGCGGCCTGGCGAGCGCTGGAGGCGCTTGGTATCGCTGACATCGCCGACCGATCCGCCGACCGCATCTCCGGCGGTCAGCGGCAATTGATGCTGATCGCTCGCGCCCTGACGCAGGATACCGAACTGATCATCATGGACGAGCCCACCGCCAGTCTGGATCTCGGCAACCGCTTCGGCCTGCTCGACCAGATCCGCGCGCTGTCGGCGCGCGGCCTGTCGCTGCTGGTGTCGACCCACGAACCCGAGCACGCGTTTGCGATCGCCGATCACGTCGTGATCCTGGGGTGCGACCATCCGGTCGCAGTCGGGCCGGTCGACCGGATCCTCACTGCCGAACGGTTGCGCGCGCTTTACGGTCTCGACCTCGCGATCGAGACCACCCCGATGGGACGGCGTGTCGTCACACGCTGCGACCTGCCGGCGACGCCGGCCCGCTAA